In a single window of the Zea mays cultivar B73 chromosome 5, Zm-B73-REFERENCE-NAM-5.0, whole genome shotgun sequence genome:
- the LOC100278962 gene encoding TIP41-like protein, with protein MASAAAWEGPTAAELKTAGAEVIPGGVRVKGWVIQSHKGPILNAASLQRFEDELQTTHLPEMVFGESFLSLQHTQTGIKFHFNALDALKAWKKEALPPVEVPAAAKWKFRSKPSDQVILDYDYTFTTPYCGSDAVVVNSGTPQTSLDGCGTLCWEDTNDRIDIVALSAKEPILFYDEVILYEDELADNGISFLTVRVRVMPTGWFLLLRFWLRVDGVLMRLRDTRLHCLFGNGDGAKPVVLRECCWREATFATLSAKGYPSDSAAYADPNLIAHKLPIVTQKTQKLKNPT; from the exons ATGGCTTCGGCGGCGGCGTGGGAGGGTCCGACGGCCGCGGAGCTGAAGACAGCGGGGGCGGAGGTGATTCCCGGCGGCGTGCGAGTGAAGGGGTGGGTCATCCAGTCCCACAAAGGCCCTATCCTCAACGCCGCCTCTCTGCAACG CTTTGAAGATGAACTTCAAACAACACATTTACCTGAGATGGTTTTTGGAGAGAGTTTCTTGTCACTTCAACATACACAAACTGGCATCAAATTTCATTTTAATGCGCTTGATGCACTCAAGGCATGGAAGAAAGAGGCACTGCCACCTGTTGAGGTTCCTGCTGCAGCAAAATGGAAGTTCAGAAG TAAGCCTTCTGACCAGGTTATACTTGACTACGACTATACATTTACGACACCATATTGTGGGAGTGATGCTGTGGTTGTGAACTCTGGCACT CCACAAACAAGTTTAGATGGATGCGGCACTTTGTGTTGGGAGGATACTAATGATCGGATTGACATTGTTGCCCTTTCAGCAAAAGAACCCATTCTTTTCTACGACGAG GTTATCTTGTATGAAGATGAGTTAGCTGACAATGGTATCTCATTTCTTACTGTGCGAGTG AGGGTAATGCCAACTGGTTGGTTTCTGCTTTTGCGTTTTTGG CTTAGAGTTGATGGTGTACTGATGAGGTTGAGAGACACTCGGTTACATTGCCTGTTTGGAAACGGCGACGGAGCCAAGCCAGTGGTACTTCGTGAGTGCTGCTGGAGGGAAGCAACATTTGCTACTTTGTCTGCG AAAGGATATCCTTCGGACTCTGCAGCGTACGCGGACCCGAACCTTATTGCCCATAAGCTTCCTATTGTGACGCAGAAGACCCAAAAGCTGAAAAATCCTACCTGA
- the LOC109939612 gene encoding cytochrome P450 81Q32 — protein sequence MMDLAAYIAILSLVFLFLLRRVHGLARRDGKSRSMRRPPPSPPGAVPFLGHLHLIKKPFHATLSGLAQRHGPVFTLRLGSRDAAVVTSPACARECFTEHDVTFANRSLLPSQRLVTFDGAALGTASYGPRWRDLRRVAVVQLLSAHRVGCMSGVICGEVRAMVRRLHRAAAAAAGAGARVELKRRLFELSLSVLMEAIAETKAARRDPEPEPDADGTTDMSPEAQEFKRVIDEVFPYVSSVLWDYLPVLRWFDVAGVRSRILAAVSRRDAFLRRLIDAERRRMADGVCGEKKSLIAVLLALQKLEPEVYTDTVITAFCSNLFGAGTETTSTTVEWAMSLLLNNPGTLEKAREEIDAAVGHSRLLNAGDLPRLGYLRCIIAETLRLYPAAPLLLPHESSADCKVGGYDVPRGTALLVNVYAIHRDPAVWEEPGRFVPERFEGGKAEGLFVAPFGMGRRKCPGERLALQTVGVALGSLIQCFHWSRVDGVEVDMSEGSGLTMPKAVPLEALCTTREAMYDVLQKL from the exons ATGATGGATCTGGCGGCCTACATCGCCATTCTCTCCTTAGTCTTCCTCTTCCTCCTACGCCGCGTCCATGGTCTCGCCAGACGCGACGGCAAGAGCAGGAGCATGCGGCGGCCGCCGCCGAGCCCTCCAGGCGCCGTCCCCTTCCTCGGCCACCTCCACCTGATCAAGAAGCCGTTCCACGCCACGCTGTCCGGCCTCGCGCAGCGCCACGGGCCGGTCTTCACGCTGCGCCTGGGCTCCCGCGACGCCGCGGTGGTGACGTCCCCGGCGTGCGCGCGGGAGTGCTTCACGGAGCACGACGTGACGTTCGCCAACCGCTCGCTGCTGCCCTCGCAGAGGCTCGTGACCTTCGACGGCGCCGCGCTCGGCACGGCCAGCTACGGGCCGCGCTGGCGCGACCTCCGCCGCGTCGCCGTGGTGCAGCTCCTCTCGGCGCACCGCGTCGGCTGCATGTCGGGCGTCATCTGCGGCGAGGTGCGCGCCATGGTGCGGCGCCTGCACCGCGCGGCTGCCGCGGCCGCGGGCGCCGGCGCGCGGGTCGAGCTGAAGCGCAGGCTGTTCGAGCTCTCGCTCAGCGTCCTCATGGAGGCCATCGCGGAGACCAAGGCGGCGCGCCGGGACCCGGAGCCGGAGCCAGACGCGGACGGCACCACCGACATGTCGCCGGAAGCGCAGGAGTTCAAGCGGGTCATCGACGAGGTCTTCCCGTACGTCAGCTCGGTGCTGTGGGACTACCTGCCGGTGCTGCGGTGGTTCGACGTGGCCGGCGTGAGGAGCAGGATCCTGGCCGCGGTGAGCAGGAGGGACGCGTTTCTGCGGCGGCTGATCGACGCGGAGCGGCGGAGGATGGCCGACGGCGTCTGCGGCGAGAAGAAGAGCTTGATCGCCGTGCTGCTCGCCCTGCAGAAGCTGGAGCCGGAGGTTTACACCGACACCGTGATCACGGCTTTCTGTTCG AACCTATTTGGAGCTGGAACAGAGACGACCTCGACCACCGTCGAATGGGCCATGTCGCTGCTGCTGAACAATCCAGGGACACTCGAGAAGGCACGAGAAGAGATCGACGCCGCCGTGGGGCACTCCCGCTTGCTCAACGCGGGCGACCTGCCGCGTCTCGGCTACCTCAGGTGCATCATCGCCGAGACGCTGCGCCTGTACCCCGCCGCGCCGCTGCTGCTCCCGCACGAGTCGTCGGCAGACTGCAAGGTCGGCGGCTACGACGTCCCGCGCGGCACGGCGCTGCTGGTGAACGTGTACGCGATCCACAGGGACCCGGCTGTGTGGGAGGAGCCGGGCAGGTTCGTGCCGGAGCGGTTCGAGGGCGGGAAAGCCGAGGGGCTGTTCGTGGCGCCGTTTGGGATGGGGCGGCGCAAGTGCCCCGGAGAGAGGCTCGCGCTGCAGACGGTTGGGGTGGCGCTGGGGTCCCTCATCCAGTGCTTCCACTGGAGCAGAGTCGATGGCGTGGAGGTTGACATGAGCGAGGGCAGCGGACTGACGATGCCCAAGGCTGTTCCGCTGGAGGCTTTGTGTACGACTCGTGAGGCTATGTATGACGTTCTTCAGAAGCTCTGA